The DNA segment TGGCTCAAGCGCGGCCTGCCGGTGGAGACCTGCACGACGCAGTGCTGAACGCCGGGAGTTCCCGGAGGGACGCACGGCGCTGGCGCCGGCGGCACGGCAGCGCCTGGCACGGATGCTAAAATCCGCGTCAATTCAAGCCCTTCCTTTCCATCTATGCAACCCGACCGCAGCACCGAATTGCGCGAACTGCTCGCGCAACGCCTCCTCATTCTCGATGGCGCCATGGGCACCATGGTGCAGCGCCACGGCCTGGTCGAGGCCGACTATCGCGCAGGTGTGACAAATTCGCGTTTTGCCGACTCGGCCAAGGACCTGAAGGGCAACAACGATCTGCTGTGTATCACGCGGCCGGACGTGATCGGCGGCATCCACGCCGAATACCTCGCCGCCGGCGCCGACATCATCGAGACCAACAGCTTCAACGCGACGCGGGTGTCGCAGGCCGAGTACGGCCTGGCCGAACTGGCCTTCGAGCTGAACGTCGCCGCCGCGCGCCTGGCGCGCGAAACCGCGGACACCTTCTCGACGCCGGACAAGCCGCGCTTCGTCGCCGGCGTGCTGGGGCCGACCTCGCGTACCGCCTCGCTCTCGCCCGACGTCAATGATCCCGGCGCGCGCAACATCACCTTTGACGCGCTGGTCGCCGATTACGTCGAAGCCGCGCGCGGCCTGACCGAGGGCGGCGTCGACATCCTGCTGGTCGAAACCATTTTCGACACGCTCAACGCCAAGGCCGCGCTGTTCGCCATCGAGAAGTTTTTCGATGAAGCCGGGCGGCGCTGGCCGGTGATGATTTCCGGCACCATCACCGATGCGTCAGGGCGCACGCTCTCGGGCCAGACGGCGGAGGCCTTCTGGAATTCGCTGCGCCACGCGCGACCATTGAGCTTCGGCCTCAACTGCGCGCTCGGCGCCAGGGAACTGCGCCAGTATGTCGAGGAGTTGTCGAAACTCTGCGACTGCTACATCTCGGCGCATCCCAACGCCGGCCTGCCCAACGCCTTTGGCGGCTACGACGAAACGCCGCAGATGCTGGCCGACGAAATCGCCGAATGGGGCAAGGCAGGGATCATCAACATCGCCGGCGGCTGCTGCGGCACCTCGCCGGATCACATCCGCGCGATTGCCGCAGCACTGCAAGGCATGAAACCCCGCCGTCCCGCCAGCGCCGACTTCCGGCTGCGCCTCTCCGGCCTCGAAGCCTTCAACATCGGCGGCGACAGCCTGTTCGTCAATGTCGGCGAGCGTACCAACGTCACCGGCTCCAAAGCCTTCGCCCGCATGATCCTCGAAGGCCGCTTCGACGACGCGCTGGCCGTCGCCCGCCAGCAGGTCGAGAACGGCGCGCAGGTGGTCGACATCAACATGGACGAAGCCATGCTCGATTCGCAAGCGGCGATGGTGCGCTTCCTGCACCTGGTCGGCTCCGAGCCGGACATCTGCAAGGTGCCGCTGATGCTCGACAGCTCGAAGTGGGACGTCATCGAAGCCGGCCTCAAATGCATCCAGGGCAAGGGCATCGTCAATTCCATCTCGATGAAGGAAGGCGAGGCGAAGTTCCTCGAACAGGCGCGGCTGGCACGGCGCTACGGCGCGGCGGTGATCGTCATGGCCTTCGACGAGCAGGGCCAGGCCGACACCTACCGGCGCAAGATCGAGATCTGCCAGCGCGCCTACGAGGCGCTGGTGGCCGACGGCTTTCCGGCCGAGGACATCATTTTCGATCCGAACATCTTCGCCATCGCCACGGGCATTCCCGAGCACGACAACTACGCGGTGGATTTCATCAATGCGCTGGCCTGGATCAAGCAGAACCTGCCGCATGCGCGAACCTCGGGCGGTGTCTCCAACGTGAGCTTTTCGTTTCGCGGCAACGACGCGATGCGCGAGGCGATCCACACCGTCTTCCTCTACCACGCGGTCAAGGCCGGACTCACCATGGGCATCGTCAATGCCGGTCAGTTGGGCGTGTATGACGACCTTGCGCCCGAATTGCGCGAGGCGGTGGAAGACGTGGTGCTCAACCGCAAAGTCGGCGCTGGCGACACGCTGATCGAACTCGCCACACGGGTCAAGGGTGCCGCCAAAGAGCAGGTGGTCGACCTGGCTTGGCGCCAATGGCCGGTGGACAAGCGGCTTGAGCATGCGATGGTCAAGGGCATCACGGAATACGTCGTCGCTGACACCGAGGAATGCCGCGCGGCATTGGCAGCCGCCGGCAAGCCGCCCTTGTCGGTGATCGAAGGTCCGCTGATGGGCGGCATGAACGTGGTCGGCGACCTGTTCGGCGCCGGCAAGATGTTCCTGCCGCAGGTGGTGAAATCGGCGCGCGTGATGAAGCAGGCCGTGGCGCACCTGATCCCCTGGATCGAGGAGGAAAAGAAGCGCACCGGCTCGACCTCGAAGGGCCGCATCGTGATCGCCACCGTGAAGGGCGACGTGCACGACATCGGCAAGAACATCGTCGGCGTGGTGCTCGGCTGCAACGGCTACGACATCATCGACCTCGGCGTCATGGTCTCGGCCGACAAGATCCTGCACGCGGCGAAGGAACACGGTGCGCAGGCGATCGGCCTGTCCGGCCTGATCACGCCGTCGCTGGAGGAAATGAGCCACATCGCCAGCGAGATGCAGCGCCAGGGCTTCACCCAGCCGCTCTTGATCGGCGGCGCGACGACCTCGCGCGCGCACACCGCGATCAAGATCGCGCCGAACTATGCCGGCCCGGTGGTGTATGTGCCGGATGCATCGCGCGCCGTGGGCGTCGTCACCAGGCTGCTGTCGATCGACATGCGCGATGCCTACGTCGACGAAATCGCCGCCGACTACGAAAAAGTGCGCGGCCAGCATGCGAACAAAAAAGGCGTGGCGCTGGTCTCGCTGGAAGCGGCGCGCGCCAATCGGGCCAGACTGAATTACGCACCGGTCAAACCGAGGCAGCTTGGCGTCACCGTGCTCAAGGATCTCGATCTGGCCGAACTGGCGAAGTACATCGACTGGGGCCCCTTCTTCCAGACCTGGGACCTCGCCGGCAGCTACCCGAAGATTCTCGACGATGCCGTCGTCGGCGATGCCGCGCGCAATGTGTTCAAGGACGGCAAGGCGATGCTGCGGCAACTCATCGCGGAAAAGTGGATCAGCGCCAATGCGGTGTTCGGCCTCTTCCCTGCCAACGCCGTGGGCGACGACATTGCGTTCTACGCCGACGAGGCGCGCGCCACGCCGCTGATGACCTGGCACGGCCTGCGCCAGCAGCAGGAGCGCCCGGCCGGCAAGCCGCAGCAGTGTCTGTCGGACTTCGTCGCACCGGGAGTCGGCGCTGGCGATACGGCAAACTGCGCGCCGGATTACGCCGGCGCCTTCGCCGTCACCGCCGGCCTCGGCATCGAAAAGAAGCTCGCCGAATTCGAAGCGCAGCACGACGACTACCACGCCATCATGCTCAAGTCGCTCGCCGATCGCCTCGCCGAAGCCGCCGCCGAATGGCTGCACGAACGGGTACGCAAGGAGTACTGGGGCTATGCCGGCGACGAAGCGCTCGACTGTGCCGCACTGATCGACGAAAAGTACCGGGGCATCCGTCCCGCGCCGGGCTACCCGGCCTGCCCCGACCACACCTCGAAGGGCGCGCTGTTCGGCCTGCTCGACGCGCCGCAGAATGCCGGCATGCAGCTCACCGAAAGCTACGCCATGACGCCGGCCGCCTCGGTCGCCGGCTTCTACCTGGCCCACCCCGAGTCGCACTACTTCGCCGTCGGCAAGATCGGCCGCGACCAGCTTGAAGACTGGGCTCGGCGCTGTGGAATTACCATTCAAGAAGCCGAAAAATGGCTCGCCCCTTTGCTGTAATCCCCAAGGAGAACCCAATGTCCGAAAACGAACCGAATCGCCTGAGCTTCAATGAAGCCGTGGTCTTCGTCAAACAGCGCAAGCAGGCGGCGTTCGCCGCGATGCCGGTGTTCGGCGACGAAGAAGACGGCACCGCGGAAACCGCCGAAGGCGCACGCATCTTCATCCTGCTGCCCGATGAGGATGAAGGCTGGAGCCTGCGCTTCATCGCGGGGCCGTTCTTTACCGCCGCCTACGCGGCCAATGACACCATCCCCGCCGACGAGATTCCCGATCGCGTGCGCGAACTGCTGTTCATGCCGACACGCTGCGAGGAGGACTGGTTCAGCGACCAGCTGCAGGTACTTCTGGCCAAGCTGACGCAAGCCGCCGGCATTGGCGACCAGATGCCGGACTACGTGTCGCAAGCCACCAAGGGCGCCGGACCGGAAGCCGTCTTTCCGGTATCCTTCATCGGATTGAACAAGCCGCTTTGAACAAGGACTGCCCAGCATGAGCCAGGAAATCCCGCGCGGCACCCGCGCCCACACCCCCGACCTGGACTGGAGCCAGGTGCGCGAAACCGTGCTGATGCTGGAGCTCGCCGCCGGGCAAGTCGATGCCGCGATGCGCGACTCGAATTCCTCGGTCGACACGCTGATGGATACCTTCACCTCGATGGCAAGTACGCTGGGCATGATCGACGTGGCGCTGGGAACGCTGCCCGACACGGTCGGCAACGGCCTGGTCAAATCGGAAATCCAGGAAGGCGCCCGGCAGATTTCGCAGAAAGTGCATCACGCCATCATCGCCTTCCAGTTCTACGACAAGCTGGTGCAGCGCCTCGATCACGTCTGCCACAGCCTGAGCGAACTCTCGGCCGTGGTCAGCAGCACCGAGCGCATCTACAACCCGCAGGAATGGAGCGCGCTGCAGGAGCGCATTCGCTCGAAATACACCATGGCCGAAGAGCGCGGCATGTTCGATGCGGTGATGGCGGGCGCCACGGTGCATGACGCGCTGAAGAACTACATGGCGGAGCGCATGCAGAAAGTGGAAGAGAGCAGCGGCGAGATCGAGCTGTTCTAGACGCCCCAGACCACGGGTTTTTTCTTCTTCAGCGACCACTCCAGCAGTTCCAGCAGCGGCACCGCGCGCTGCGTCAGCGTAACGAAGGGGCGCGAACTCTGCGCACCGCCGCTGCGATCGGGCTCGGTCCGCGGCAGGTCTTCCTCCTGCAATCCTGCACGCTGCTGCTTGTCTTCCTCGATCGCGGCCTTGAGCCGGGCGATCGCTTCCGGCAATTGCTCGACGGTGACGATGCCCTTGTCGGTTACGTCCTTGCCCATGAGTTTCATCATGCGCTGGGCGACGTCGCCGAACATGATGACGTCGCCGGAAGCGGGAGACTGGAAGGTCACGATCATCCGAAAAACCTCGGTTGTATCCGCAGATTACACAGATTACGCAGATGACGCGATCCGACCAAGTAACGCCCCGATCCATCTGCGTTAATCGGCGAAATCTGCGGATCAAATGCTTCTGGCAGCATCATCCTTCAAGCTCCCGCAACCAGTCGAGAATCTGCTGCGCCGGCTTTTTCCAGTCGCGCTCCAGCATCAGGCCGTGGCCCATGCCGGGAAAGACATGAGCATCCACGTCGTAGGTGCGGGCGGTCATTTCCACCAGCGAGGCGGGGATCAGGTGATCGAATTCCGCGCCCTGCACCAGCAGTGGCGTGCGCTTGACGCGCCCCGCGCGCGGCATGCCGAACAGCGACATGTCCCAGATGGCGCGATGCGATTCGGACTGCGAGCCCTTGTAGTAGCGCTTCAGGTCGTCGAGCGACACCGGCTGGGCGAACAGCGCCTCGCGCAGGGTTTCCAGCGAGGCCTTGCCGCCGCTCATCAGGCTGTTGAGGTCCTTCATCATGCCCGGCTTGGAAAACATCATGCCCATCGCCGCCGACAGCAGGCCTTGCGGCGGCACGGCACACATCAGCACGGCCCCGGGCGCGATGTGTTCTTCGAGATATTTCTGCACCACGAAGCCGCCCATCGAATGCCCGATCAGCACCGGCGGCGCCGGCAGTGCCGCGGCCACGGCGGCGACATCGCGCACATAGTCGCCGATCGAAAAGCTGTCGAGGTGCTTGCGGCCCGGCGAGCCGCCGTGTCCGGAGAGGCTCACGGCATAGGCCGCGTAACCCGCCTCGGCGAAGAACGGCAGGAAATGCTCTTCCCAGCACCAGGCGGCGGTATAGGCGCCATGCACGAACAGCAGCGGCGTCGGCTGCGTTTTGCCCGCCGGCATGCGGACGAGGACTTCGTGATGTTCGAAACGGGGTGGATTCATCGGCTGGGATTGCGGAGGGGCGGCACCCTCTGGTGGGATAAGATCGGCGGTCCGCCCAATTTTACCGCGCGCCATCCATGCTGAAATGGCTGATTGTCCTGTTTGCCACGGTTTTCGTATTCGGCCTGCTGCAACCGCGTTTGCTGCAATTGGGCCGGCTGCCGGGCGATCTGCGCTTCAAGCTGCGCGGCAGGGAATATTCCTTTCCCTTTGCCTCGGTAATCCTGTTTTCGCTGCTGGCCGCGTTTATCGGCTGGCTGCTCTGAGGGTGCGCAAGGCCTCGACGCGCGCCGCGCCGATGTTGCCGGGGATGGCTCGCGGATCGGCGGTCGCACCGGCAATGGCCCCGGCATCGATCGCGCGCACCGCCGCAAGGGCCGCCCGCCACGCCGCCGCCTGCACGTAGTCGCGCTCTTCCCAGCCCAGCCGGCCGCGATAGTCCGCCTCGCAGGCCAGCAGTATCAATTCGAAGCGCTCGGGGCGGCGCAGCGCGTCGCAGCGTTCCAGCAAGGTCAATTGGGTTTCCGGGCGCAGCTCGGCGACGCGATGCATGTCGCCATGGAAGCGCGCGACAAGACGCGCGACGTCGCGGCAATCGGTGGGGACGCGCAGCCGTTCGCAAACGGCTTCGACCATGGCCAGGCTCTTCAATTCGTGGCCATGGTGGCGCGGCAGGATGTCGGCCGGCGTGCGCCCCTTGCCCAGGTCGTGCGTCAGCGCGGCGAAGCGCGCCGGCAGCGCCGCGGACAGGCGCGCCGCCATGTCGATCACCATCATGACATGCACGCCGGTATCCACCTCCGGGTGGTAATCGGCGCGCTGCGGCACGCCCCAGAGGGCGTCCAGCTCGGGCAGCAGGCGCGCCAGCGCGCCGCATTCGCGCAGCACGTCGAACATGCGCGACGGCTTCGCTTCCATCAGGCCGCGCGCCAGTTCCTGCCAGACGCGCTCGGACACCAGCGCATCGACCTCACCGGCGGCGACCATGTCGCGCATGAGCCGCAGGGTTTCGGCGGCAATCGAGAAATCCGTAAAGCGCGCGGCAAAGCGCGCCACGCGCAGGATGCGCACCGGGTCTTCGGCGAAGGCCGGCGACACGTGGCGCAACACGCGCGCCGCCAGGTCGGCGCGACCATTGTGCGGATCGATGATCGCCCCCGTTTCGCCCCTGGCCATGGCGTTGATGGTCAGGTCGCGGCGCACGAGGTCCTGCTCCAGCGTCACGCCCGGCGCGGCATGAAAGGCGAAGCCCGCATAGCCCGGCGCGGTCTTGCGCTCGGTGCGCGCCAGCGCGTATTCCTCATGGGTTTGCGGATGCAGGAACACCGGAAAGTCGCGACCGACCGGAACGAAACCCTGCGCCAGCATGTCCTGCGGCGTGGCGCCGACCACCACCCAGTCGCGGTCCTTGACCGCCAGGCCCATCAGTTCGTCGCGTACCGCACCGCCCACGGCGTAGATTTCCATGGCGGCTTGTCAGTTGCGCAGATACATCGGCGCCACGCTTTCCAGCGGCGTCGCCTTGCGGCCGAAGGGCAATGCGCAACCGGCGTCGCATACGCTGGCGACCTGCATCGAGCGAATGTTGTCGCGCGTCATCGGGCCGTTGGGAATGAACTCCATGGCCCAGGCCTGCAGCCACGCAATGCCATGCGGCAGGCCGATCACGGCGCGCGGATGGCCCGAGACGGACGCCGCGTAACTGACCAGCTGGCGCAGGCTGTACTGCGTCGGACCGCACAGATCGTAGCGGGCACCGATGCTGTCGGACCGCGACAGGCTGTCCGCCACGGCGGCGGCAACGTCCTCCACCCACACCGGCTGGAAGCGCGCCTCGGCACCGGCCAGCGGGAAGAAGGGCGCGATCATCGCCATGCGCGCGAACAGCGTAAGGAAGGAATCGCCCCGCCCGAAGATTACCGAGGGCCGAAACAGCGTGAGATCGAGCCCGGCATCGCGCAGCGTCGCCTCGCCCGCCGCCTTGGAGCGCAGATAGCCGGAAGGCGCATCGGCTGCGGCTTTCAGCGCGGAGACATGCAGCACCCGGCGCACGCCGGCCGCCTTCGCCGCCGCGGCGATTTTCCGCGGCAGCTCGACATGGGCGCGGGCGAAGCCCTTGCCGTAAGGCTCGCCTTCGCCGCCCTTGAGGATGCCGACCAGGCTGATCACGGCATCCTGCCCGGCCATCAGCCGGGCCAGCGTCGCCGGATCATGGACGTCCGCGTCGACCACGCGTACGGTGGGCAGCACCAGAAGATGCTTGGCCTTTTCGCGACGGCGCGTCGGTAGCGTAAAGCAACAGTCGGCGCTGGCGGGACGGCGAGCCAGTTCGCGCACGATGGCGCTGCCCAGAAACCCGGTGCCGCCAATCACCAGAATGTTTTTCAGGGCAGTTCCTCCACGCCCTTCTCGCCCTGTCCGCGCGCGCCGATCACGCCCAGCGTGCTTTTCAGCGACTGCGGGCGGCCGGAAAACAGCGTGTTGTAATACACCGCGTTGCTCATGACCTTCTTGACGTAATCGCGGGTTTCGCTGAAGGGGATGGTCTCGGCATAGATTGCGCCTTCCAGGGGGTGTTCCGCGCGCCATTTGCGGGCCCGGCCGGGGCCTGCGTTGTAGGCCGCGGAAGCCAGTACCGGATGGTTGTCGAGCGAGTCGAGCACCATCTTCATGTAGTTGGTGCCGAGCGTGACATTGGTGTCCATTTCGGTCACCCGCGCCGGGTGGAAGTTGCTCAGGTTGATTTTCTTCGCCACCCATTTCGCCGTGGCGGGCATGAGTTGCATCAAGCCCTTGGCGCCGACCGAGGACTTGGCGTTCATGATGAAGCGCGATTCCTGCCGCATCAGGCCATATACCCAACCGTTGTCGAGCGCCAGCTGGTCGGCCTTGGGTCGCACCTGATCGCTGAAGGGCGCAATGTAGCGCAGGCCGTAATTGTGCTGCGCCAGCGTGCGGTCGGCGGTATTGATGGCGCGATCCCAGATCTCATGGCGCCGGGCGAACTCCGCGGCGGCGAGCAAGGCCCTGTCGTCCATGCCGCGCAGCGCCCATGCCCATTCGCGGATGCCTTCGAGGCGCATATCGACGCGGAACAGCGCCAGCGCCCGGCGAAAACCCTGATTCGCTTCGGCGACGGCAAGCTCTTCCGCGCTGGGGGGCGTCGCGTGCGGCGGCACTTCGATCGTGCGGCCCAGCTCCTCGTCGGCAAGATTGCCGTAGAAGTTGGGCTGGCCGCCGATCTTCAGAAACAGCGCACGGGCCTCGCCGGGCTGCCCGCCGGCAGCCAGCGCGCGCGCCAGCCAATAGGTCCAGTCCGGCTGTGCGGCGATGTTGGGCGACATGGCGCCTATCGCGCGGCGCACCGCGCTCCAGTCATGCACCCGCAAGGCAGCGCGCACATGCCACGCCCGCTGCTCTTCGGACAGAGTCGTGCCGACCGCTTTTTCATACCAATCCAGGGCCTCGGGCTGGTGCCGCAGCGCCGTCTGCCAGGCGATCTGGCCCCAGGCGTAGGCGCGTTCTTCGGCGCTGAATTGCGCTTCGATGCGCGACCAGCGTTTTGCCGCATCCTGCGGATCGTTGCGCGCCAGGCGCTGCACCGCGAACAGCGCCACTTCGCGCCCGCCGCGTTTTGCGGCAAAGCCGGCCGGGAGCTTGTCGAAATACCGTGCCGGGCTTTGCGCGATGGATTCCAGGCCGCGTCCGTCGAAACCTTCGCTGGCCGGCAAGTAGGCAGCCGCGCTGCGCGCTGCGCCCACGCGCTTGGCTTCGAACAGCCGGCGCACGCGCTGCCAGACTTCTTCCACCGTCAGGCCGCCGGCCGCAACCATCTGGTCGACCAGCGTCTCGCAGGCTTGCGGCAGATCCTGCCCGCTGTTCCAGTAGGGCCGCACCGAATCCGGGGTGTTTGCGGCCTGCGCCGCGTAGCAACTTGTTTCGGCGTCGGGCACCATCAAGGCCGGCAACTCGCGCCTGAAGCTTTCCCAGTCGCCTTTCTTGCCCATCACGCGCAGCCAGTCGCCGCGCAATTTCTCCGCAAGATAGGCGCCCTGGTAACGGCCCAGATAGTCGGCTACCCCGCTTTCATCGCCATCGTCCAGACGCAGCCGCAAGGCCCAGTATTCGGCCCAGGCCTGCAGGGGATGCCCTTGCAACGCCTCGATCTGCCGCCCCAGACGAACCCGTTCGCCGTTGCGAAAAGCCTCCCGCGCCGACAAGAAAACCGTATCGCCGCGCTCGGCATAAGTCGGCGCTGGCGCCACGGCGATCCCCATGAAGGTCGCGGCGACAAGGCCGATGCGGCATAGAGACGTGACAGAGTTGGGGTTATAGTTCATTTACCGGCTTCTACCTGGCTTGCTCCGACTTCCACGTTAGCACATGGCTGTCCCCTCTCCGTCGACCGAACACACCGCCGATTCCTCCGTTTTTCGCGCTGCGCTGCGACGGGAGAAGCTCGCCGCGCGCATGGCGCTTGAGGAAAAAGCCCGCCTTGCGCTTGCGGCGCGGATCGAGGCGCATCTGGCGCAGCTGCTGATGCCGCTCGCACCGCAAACCTTGGCGTTCTGTGCGCCCGTGCGCGGAGAGTTCGATGCGCAACCACTGGCCACCCTCCTCATTGAACGCGGCTGGCGGGCCGCAATGCCGATTGTCGAAGCGCCTGAAGCACCGATGAGCTTCCGCACCTGGACGCCTGCCACCGCCATGAGCACCGACCGCCACGGCATTCCGGTTCCGACCGGGGGCGAGCTTGTCACCCCGGACATTGTGCTGCTGCCACTGGTCGCCTTCGACACCCGGGGATTCCGTCTCGGTTACGGTGGCGGATACTTCGACCGCACGCTGGCGACACTGGTTCCCCGTCCATTTTCAATCGGCGTCGGCTTCGAACTCGCCCGCGTGGCGGACATCCGACCGCAAGCGCACGACCTGCGCCTCGATGTCGTGATCACCGAAACAGGCATCGTGCGCCATACTTGAACCATTGCAATAACCTTCGATTTCAACGCCCAGCCTTGCATCCGTCACGATTTCAGTGAATCATGACAAAAAGAAAGCCCCCATATGCCTGACGAAAACTTCCCGCTGCTGGTATTTCAGCCCGTGTCCGGCCCCAATCAGGAATGGGCCAGCGTATATGTGCACGGCGCCGAACTGGCCGATGCGGCAGTGTTGGAGCGGCTATTTGAAAAATTCGGCCTGGCGGAAGCGATATCCGGTCTGGCCTGCCTGCTGCCCGCGGGCGTGGTCGAGCGGCTCGATGGCGCCCGGCTGCCGGCCCGACTGGTGGTGCAGGAGGCCGGCAGCCCGCCGCCGACCGCAACGCTTCCAGCCTCGACCGCGCACAGCGGTCCGCAACATACCTTGCTGCTGAAGCTTCT comes from the Sulfuritalea hydrogenivorans sk43H genome and includes:
- a CDS encoding DUF1840 domain-containing protein, encoding MIVTFQSPASGDVIMFGDVAQRMMKLMGKDVTDKGIVTVEQLPEAIARLKAAIEEDKQQRAGLQEEDLPRTEPDRSGGAQSSRPFVTLTQRAVPLLELLEWSLKKKKPVVWGV
- the metH gene encoding methionine synthase — translated: MQPDRSTELRELLAQRLLILDGAMGTMVQRHGLVEADYRAGVTNSRFADSAKDLKGNNDLLCITRPDVIGGIHAEYLAAGADIIETNSFNATRVSQAEYGLAELAFELNVAAARLARETADTFSTPDKPRFVAGVLGPTSRTASLSPDVNDPGARNITFDALVADYVEAARGLTEGGVDILLVETIFDTLNAKAALFAIEKFFDEAGRRWPVMISGTITDASGRTLSGQTAEAFWNSLRHARPLSFGLNCALGARELRQYVEELSKLCDCYISAHPNAGLPNAFGGYDETPQMLADEIAEWGKAGIINIAGGCCGTSPDHIRAIAAALQGMKPRRPASADFRLRLSGLEAFNIGGDSLFVNVGERTNVTGSKAFARMILEGRFDDALAVARQQVENGAQVVDINMDEAMLDSQAAMVRFLHLVGSEPDICKVPLMLDSSKWDVIEAGLKCIQGKGIVNSISMKEGEAKFLEQARLARRYGAAVIVMAFDEQGQADTYRRKIEICQRAYEALVADGFPAEDIIFDPNIFAIATGIPEHDNYAVDFINALAWIKQNLPHARTSGGVSNVSFSFRGNDAMREAIHTVFLYHAVKAGLTMGIVNAGQLGVYDDLAPELREAVEDVVLNRKVGAGDTLIELATRVKGAAKEQVVDLAWRQWPVDKRLEHAMVKGITEYVVADTEECRAALAAAGKPPLSVIEGPLMGGMNVVGDLFGAGKMFLPQVVKSARVMKQAVAHLIPWIEEEKKRTGSTSKGRIVIATVKGDVHDIGKNIVGVVLGCNGYDIIDLGVMVSADKILHAAKEHGAQAIGLSGLITPSLEEMSHIASEMQRQGFTQPLLIGGATTSRAHTAIKIAPNYAGPVVYVPDASRAVGVVTRLLSIDMRDAYVDEIAADYEKVRGQHANKKGVALVSLEAARANRARLNYAPVKPRQLGVTVLKDLDLAELAKYIDWGPFFQTWDLAGSYPKILDDAVVGDAARNVFKDGKAMLRQLIAEKWISANAVFGLFPANAVGDDIAFYADEARATPLMTWHGLRQQQERPAGKPQQCLSDFVAPGVGAGDTANCAPDYAGAFAVTAGLGIEKKLAEFEAQHDDYHAIMLKSLADRLAEAAAEWLHERVRKEYWGYAGDEALDCAALIDEKYRGIRPAPGYPACPDHTSKGALFGLLDAPQNAGMQLTESYAMTPAASVAGFYLAHPESHYFAVGKIGRDQLEDWARRCGITIQEAEKWLAPLL
- a CDS encoding DUF2905 domain-containing protein, whose translation is MLKWLIVLFATVFVFGLLQPRLLQLGRLPGDLRFKLRGREYSFPFASVILFSLLAAFIGWLL
- a CDS encoding 5-formyltetrahydrofolate cyclo-ligase; this translates as MAVPSPSTEHTADSSVFRAALRREKLAARMALEEKARLALAARIEAHLAQLLMPLAPQTLAFCAPVRGEFDAQPLATLLIERGWRAAMPIVEAPEAPMSFRTWTPATAMSTDRHGIPVPTGGELVTPDIVLLPLVAFDTRGFRLGYGGGYFDRTLATLVPRPFSIGVGFELARVADIRPQAHDLRLDVVITETGIVRHT
- a CDS encoding multifunctional CCA addition/repair protein, whose protein sequence is MEIYAVGGAVRDELMGLAVKDRDWVVVGATPQDMLAQGFVPVGRDFPVFLHPQTHEEYALARTERKTAPGYAGFAFHAAPGVTLEQDLVRRDLTINAMARGETGAIIDPHNGRADLAARVLRHVSPAFAEDPVRILRVARFAARFTDFSIAAETLRLMRDMVAAGEVDALVSERVWQELARGLMEAKPSRMFDVLRECGALARLLPELDALWGVPQRADYHPEVDTGVHVMMVIDMAARLSAALPARFAALTHDLGKGRTPADILPRHHGHELKSLAMVEAVCERLRVPTDCRDVARLVARFHGDMHRVAELRPETQLTLLERCDALRRPERFELILLACEADYRGRLGWEERDYVQAAAWRAALAAVRAIDAGAIAGATADPRAIPGNIGAARVEALRTLRAASR
- a CDS encoding complex I NDUFA9 subunit family protein produces the protein MIGGTGFLGSAIVRELARRPASADCCFTLPTRRREKAKHLLVLPTVRVVDADVHDPATLARLMAGQDAVISLVGILKGGEGEPYGKGFARAHVELPRKIAAAAKAAGVRRVLHVSALKAAADAPSGYLRSKAAGEATLRDAGLDLTLFRPSVIFGRGDSFLTLFARMAMIAPFFPLAGAEARFQPVWVEDVAAAVADSLSRSDSIGARYDLCGPTQYSLRQLVSYAASVSGHPRAVIGLPHGIAWLQAWAMEFIPNGPMTRDNIRSMQVASVCDAGCALPFGRKATPLESVAPMYLRN
- a CDS encoding alpha/beta hydrolase yields the protein MNPPRFEHHEVLVRMPAGKTQPTPLLFVHGAYTAAWCWEEHFLPFFAEAGYAAYAVSLSGHGGSPGRKHLDSFSIGDYVRDVAAVAAALPAPPVLIGHSMGGFVVQKYLEEHIAPGAVLMCAVPPQGLLSAAMGMMFSKPGMMKDLNSLMSGGKASLETLREALFAQPVSLDDLKRYYKGSQSESHRAIWDMSLFGMPRAGRVKRTPLLVQGAEFDHLIPASLVEMTARTYDVDAHVFPGMGHGLMLERDWKKPAQQILDWLRELEG
- a CDS encoding lytic transglycosylase domain-containing protein codes for the protein MNYNPNSVTSLCRIGLVAATFMGIAVAPAPTYAERGDTVFLSAREAFRNGERVRLGRQIEALQGHPLQAWAEYWALRLRLDDGDESGVADYLGRYQGAYLAEKLRGDWLRVMGKKGDWESFRRELPALMVPDAETSCYAAQAANTPDSVRPYWNSGQDLPQACETLVDQMVAAGGLTVEEVWQRVRRLFEAKRVGAARSAAAYLPASEGFDGRGLESIAQSPARYFDKLPAGFAAKRGGREVALFAVQRLARNDPQDAAKRWSRIEAQFSAEERAYAWGQIAWQTALRHQPEALDWYEKAVGTTLSEEQRAWHVRAALRVHDWSAVRRAIGAMSPNIAAQPDWTYWLARALAAGGQPGEARALFLKIGGQPNFYGNLADEELGRTIEVPPHATPPSAEELAVAEANQGFRRALALFRVDMRLEGIREWAWALRGMDDRALLAAAEFARRHEIWDRAINTADRTLAQHNYGLRYIAPFSDQVRPKADQLALDNGWVYGLMRQESRFIMNAKSSVGAKGLMQLMPATAKWVAKKINLSNFHPARVTEMDTNVTLGTNYMKMVLDSLDNHPVLASAAYNAGPGRARKWRAEHPLEGAIYAETIPFSETRDYVKKVMSNAVYYNTLFSGRPQSLKSTLGVIGARGQGEKGVEELP